The Toxotes jaculatrix isolate fToxJac2 chromosome 14, fToxJac2.pri, whole genome shotgun sequence genome window below encodes:
- the LOC121193308 gene encoding NLR family CARD domain-containing protein 3-like: MDQCEDRDKGVCPRKTSQWWDHETQAEAQRPDSAGPGPGPGPSCLSLKSNESKDLLFDFKGQRPSADQRVDQESSEVPSAQSAQQHPTQLDSIFMLLEDNIVTFVKKELKEIQKVLSPDESQREDEEVLDGEDEEQRRSSREALVKITVNFLRRMKLEELADCFHSGHDAAVCQHKLKSALKKKFQCVFEGISKAGQPTLLNQIYTELYITEGGTGEVNDEHEVRQIQTASRKPARPETTIRQEDIFKASPGRDGPIRTVMTKGVAGIGKTVLTQKFTLDWAEDKANQDIHFTFPFTFRELNVLKEKKFSLVELVHHFFPETKEAGLCRFEDVQVLFIFDGLDECRPPLDFHNTEILTDVTESTSVDVLLTNLIRGKLLPSARLWITTRPAAANQIPPECVDMVTEVRGFTDPQKEDYFRKRFREEEQVRRIISHIKTSRSLHIMCHIPVFCWITATVLEDVLETRAVGLLPKTLTEMYIHFLVVQSKLKSVKYDGGAETDPHWSPETRKMMESLGKLAFEQLQKGNLIFYESDLTECGIDIRSASVYSGVFTQVFKEERGLYQDRVFCFVHLSVQEFLAALHVHLSFISSGVNLLSKKKTTSQRFAMITGKSAAFYQRAVDEALQSPNGHLDLFLRFLLGLSLQTNQSLLRGLLTQTGSVSQSSQETVQYIKKKIEETPSAEQSINLFHCLNELNDRSLVEQIQQSLSSGRLSTDELSPAQWSALVFILLSSEKDLDVFELKKYSASQEALLRLLPVVKASNKALLSSCNLSERSCEALSSVLSSQSCSLRHLDLSDNDLQDSGVKLLSAGLKSPHCTLETLRLSGCLITEEGCASLASALSSNPSHLRELDLSYNHPGDSGVKLLAAGLKDPHWRLDTLRVEPGGVRWLRPGLRKYFCELTIDTNTVNRKIKLSDNNRKATRVEEDQSYPDHPDRFEHWAQLLCSNGLTGRCYWEVEWRGECYLSVSYRGIRRKGRSKDCLFGRNDQSWSLYCPDVYGYSVWHNNTVTTVSSSSLSSSSSSSSSSVSDRVAVYVDCPAGSLSFYRVSSDSLIHLYTFNTTFTEPLYPGLGFWSSGSSASLC; the protein is encoded by the exons ATggatcagtgtgaggacagagacaaggGAGTCTGTCCCCGTAAAACCAGTCAGTGGTGGGACCATGAGACCCAGGCCGAAGCTCaaag accagactctgctggacctggacctggacctggacccagcTGTCTGTCTTTAAAGAGTAATGAGTCGAAGGatcttttatttgattttaaaggACAGCGCCCTTCTGCTGATCAGAG agtggaccaggagagctcagaggttcccagtgctcagtctgcccagcagcatccaacacagctggactccatatttatg ctgctggaggacaacattgtgacttttgtgaagaaggagctgaaggagatCCAGAAGGTTCTGAGTCCAGatgagagtcagagggaggatgaggaggtgttggacggtgaggacgaagagcagaggaggagcagcagagaggctttggtgaagatcacagtgaacttcctgaggagaatgaagctggaggagctggctgact GttttcattcaggacatgatgctgcagtttgtcaacataaacttaaatctgctctgaagaagaagttccagtgtgtgtttgaggggatctctaaagcggGACAGCCAACCCtcctgaatcagatctacacagagctctacatcacagagggagggactggagaggtcaatgatgaacatgaggtcagacagattcaAACAGcgtccaggaaaccagccagaccagaaactaccatcagacaagaagacatctttaaagcctcacctggacgagacggaccaatcagaacagtgatgacaaagggagtggctggcattgggaaaacagtcttaacacagaagttcactctggactgggctgaagacaaagctaaccaggacatacacttcacatttccattcacgttcagagagctgaatgtgctgaaagagaaaaagttcagcttggtggaacttgttcatcacttctttcctgaaaccaaagaagcaggactctgcaggtttgaagacgtccaggttctgttcatctttgacggtctggatgagtgtcgacctcctctggacttccacaacactgagatcctgactgatgttacagagtccacctcagtggatgtgctgctgacaaacctcatcagggggaaactgcttccctctgctcgcctctggataaccacacgacccgcagcagccaatcagatccctcctgagtgtgttgacatggtgacagaggtcagagggttcactgacccacagaaggaggactacttcaggaagaggttcagagaggaggagcaggtcagaaggatcatctcccacatcaagacttcacgaagcctccacatcatgtgccacatcccggtcttctgctggatcactgctacagttctggaggatgtgttggaaaccagagcgGTAGGGttgctgcccaagaccctgactgagatgtacatccacttcctggtggttcagtccaaactgaaaagtgttaagtatgatggaggagctgagacagatccacactggagtccagagaccaggaagatgatggagtctctgggaaaactggcttttgagcagctgcagaaaggaaacctgatcttctatgagtcagacctgacagagtgtggcatcgatatcagatctgcctcagtgtactcaggagtgttcacacaggtctttaaagaggagagaggactgtaccaggacagggtgttctgcttcgtccatctgagtgttcaggagtttctggctgctcttcatgtccatctgtcCTTCATCagctctggagtcaatctgctgtcaaaaaagaaaacaacctcCCAAAGATTCGCAATGATAACAGGTAAATCTGCAGCcttctaccagagggctgtggacgaggccttacagagtccaaatggacacctggacctgttcctccgcttcctcctgggtctttcactgcagaccaatcagagtctcctacgaggtctgctgacacagacaggaagtgtctcACAGTCCAGTCaggaaacagtccagtacatcaagaagaagattgaagagactccctctgcagagcaaagcatcaacctgttccactgtctgaatgaactgaatgatcgttctctggtggagcagatccaacagtccctgagttcaggacgtctgtccacagatgaactgtctcctgctcaatggtccgctctggtcttcatcttactgtcatcagaaaaagatctggacgtgtttgagctgaagaaatactctgcttcacaggaggctcttctgaggctgctgccagttgtcaaagcctctaacaaagctct actgagcagctgtaacctctcagagagaagctgtgaagctctgtcctcagttctcagctcccagtcctgtagtctgagacacctggacctgagtgacaacgacctgcaggattcaggcgtgaagcttctgtctgctggactgaagagtccacactgtaccctggagactctcag gctgtcaggctgtctgatcacagaggaaggctgtgcttctctggcctcagctctgagctccaacccctcccatctgagagagctggacctgagctacaatcatccaggagactcaggagtgaagctactggctgctggactgaaggatccacactggagactggacaccctcag ggtggagcctggtggagtccgatggttgagaccaggtctgaggaagt atttctgtgaactcaccatcgacacaaacacagtaaacagaaagatcaaactgtctgacaacaacaggaaggcgacgcgtgtggaggaggatcagtcatatcctgatcatccagacagatttgagcACTgggctcagctgctgtgtagtaatggtctgactggtcgctgttactgggaggttgagtggagaggagagtgttatttatcagtgagttacagaggaatcagaaggaaaggacgCAGTAAAGACTGTTTGTTTGGAaggaacgatcagtcctggagtctgtaCTGCCCTGATGTTTatggttactctgtttggcacaataacacaGTGACAACTGTCTCTTCGTCCTcgttgtcctcctcctcctcctcctcctcatcctctgtctctgacagagtagcagtgtatgtggactgtcctgctggctctctgtccttctacagagtctcctctgactcactgatccacctctacaccttcaacaccactttcactgaacctctgtatcctgggttagGGTTCTGGTCGTCTGGTTCCTCAGCGTCTCTGTGTTGA